In the Carassius gibelio isolate Cgi1373 ecotype wild population from Czech Republic chromosome B24, carGib1.2-hapl.c, whole genome shotgun sequence genome, one interval contains:
- the LOC128013681 gene encoding transcription factor AP-2-alpha isoform X2: MKMLWKLTDNIKYEDFEDRHDGTSNGTARLPQLGSVGQSPYTSAPPLSHTPNSDFQPPYFPPPYQPIYPQSQDPYSHVNDPYSINSLHAQPQPQHPGWPGQRQSQESSLLHQHRGLPHQLCREYRREVLLPSGHGIETGLTDSIPIHGIPHSLEDVQHVEDQGIHIPDQTVIKKGPVSISKNNSNVSAIPINKDGLFGGVVNPNEVFCSVPGRLSLLSSTSKYKVTVAEVQRRLSPPECLNASLLGGVLRRAKSKNGGRSLREKLDKIGLNLPAGRRKAANVTLLTSLVEGEAVHLARDFGYVCETEFPAKAVAEYVNRQHSDPNEQVQRKNMLLATKQICKEFTDLLSQDRSPLGNSRPQPILEPGIQSCLTHFSLISHGFGTPAMCAALTALQNYLTEAIKAMDKMYLNNNPNSHNETGSKGGDKDEKHRK, translated from the exons ATGAAAATGCTTTGGAAATTAACtgataatattaaatatgaagactTTGAG GATCGCCACGACGGGACCAGCAATGGCACAGCCCGGTTACCCCAACTGGGCAGTGTGGGCCAGTCTCCGTACACCAGCGCTCCTCCGCTCTCTCACACGCCCAATTCAGACTTCCAGCCGCCGTACTTTCCGCCACCCTACCAGCCCATCTACCCGCAGTCTCAGGACCCTTACTCTCACGTTAATGACCCGTACTCCATCAACTCTCTGCACGCCCAGCCTCAGCCACAGCACCCGGGCTGGCCCGGCCAGCGCCAGAGTCAGGAGAGCAGCCTGCTGCACCAGCACCGCGGGTTACCGCATCAGCTGTGCAGAGAGTACCGCAGAGAAGTGCTTCTTCCCTCGGGTCACGGCATTGAGACTGGACTCACGGATTCAATCCCTATCCATGGAATACCTCACTCTTTAGAAGATGTTCAG CATGTTGAAGATCAAGGAATTCACATCCCAGACCAAACTGTAATCAAGAAAG GTCCTGTTTCCATATCCAAGAACAACAGCAATGTCTCTGCTATACCGATAAATAAAGACGGGCTTTTTGGAGGTGTGGTAAACCCAAACGAAGTGTTCTGTTCGGTTCCGGGTCGTCTGTCTCTTCTTAGCTCAACATCAAAGTACAAAGTCACAGTAGCGGAGGTGCAGAGACGACTTTCTCCGCCTGAGTGCCTGAACGCATCCCTGCTTGGGGGGGTCTTGAGGAG GGCCAAATCTAAGAATGGTGGAAGATCTTTAAGAGAAAAGCTAGATAAAATCGGATTAAATCTACCAGCAGGGAGACGCAAAGCTGCCAATGTTACTCTCTTGACGTCACTGGTGGAAG GTGAAGCGGTGCATCTGGCCAGAGATTTTGGTTATGTGTGCGAGACTGAGTTTCCAGCCAAGGCGGTTGCTGAATACGTGAACCGACAACATTCCGACCCAAACGAACAAGTCCAAAGAAAAAACATGTTATTGGCAACGAA ACAAATCTGCAAAGAGTTCACGGACCTGCTCTCGCAAGACCGCTCGCCCTTGGGGAATTCACGTCCACAGCCAATTCTTGAGCCCGGGATTCAGAGCTGTTTGACCCACTTCAGTCTTATTTCTCATGGATTCGGGACTCCGGCCATGTGCGCGGCCCTCACGGCTCTGCAGAACTATTTGACGGAGGCCATTAAAGCCATGGACAAAATGTACCTGAACAACAATCCTAATAGCCACAATGAGACGGGGTCAAAGGGGGGTGACAAAGACGAGAAGCACAGAAAGTGA
- the LOC128013681 gene encoding transcription factor AP-2-alpha isoform X1 — MYHIQKEDTRMSLMAKMGDWQDRHDGTSNGTARLPQLGSVGQSPYTSAPPLSHTPNSDFQPPYFPPPYQPIYPQSQDPYSHVNDPYSINSLHAQPQPQHPGWPGQRQSQESSLLHQHRGLPHQLCREYRREVLLPSGHGIETGLTDSIPIHGIPHSLEDVQHVEDQGIHIPDQTVIKKGPVSISKNNSNVSAIPINKDGLFGGVVNPNEVFCSVPGRLSLLSSTSKYKVTVAEVQRRLSPPECLNASLLGGVLRRAKSKNGGRSLREKLDKIGLNLPAGRRKAANVTLLTSLVEGEAVHLARDFGYVCETEFPAKAVAEYVNRQHSDPNEQVQRKNMLLATKQICKEFTDLLSQDRSPLGNSRPQPILEPGIQSCLTHFSLISHGFGTPAMCAALTALQNYLTEAIKAMDKMYLNNNPNSHNETGSKGGDKDEKHRK, encoded by the exons ATGTACCACATTCAGAAAGAAGACACAAGAATGTCATTAATGGCCAAAATGGGAGACTGGCAG GATCGCCACGACGGGACCAGCAATGGCACAGCCCGGTTACCCCAACTGGGCAGTGTGGGCCAGTCTCCGTACACCAGCGCTCCTCCGCTCTCTCACACGCCCAATTCAGACTTCCAGCCGCCGTACTTTCCGCCACCCTACCAGCCCATCTACCCGCAGTCTCAGGACCCTTACTCTCACGTTAATGACCCGTACTCCATCAACTCTCTGCACGCCCAGCCTCAGCCACAGCACCCGGGCTGGCCCGGCCAGCGCCAGAGTCAGGAGAGCAGCCTGCTGCACCAGCACCGCGGGTTACCGCATCAGCTGTGCAGAGAGTACCGCAGAGAAGTGCTTCTTCCCTCGGGTCACGGCATTGAGACTGGACTCACGGATTCAATCCCTATCCATGGAATACCTCACTCTTTAGAAGATGTTCAG CATGTTGAAGATCAAGGAATTCACATCCCAGACCAAACTGTAATCAAGAAAG GTCCTGTTTCCATATCCAAGAACAACAGCAATGTCTCTGCTATACCGATAAATAAAGACGGGCTTTTTGGAGGTGTGGTAAACCCAAACGAAGTGTTCTGTTCGGTTCCGGGTCGTCTGTCTCTTCTTAGCTCAACATCAAAGTACAAAGTCACAGTAGCGGAGGTGCAGAGACGACTTTCTCCGCCTGAGTGCCTGAACGCATCCCTGCTTGGGGGGGTCTTGAGGAG GGCCAAATCTAAGAATGGTGGAAGATCTTTAAGAGAAAAGCTAGATAAAATCGGATTAAATCTACCAGCAGGGAGACGCAAAGCTGCCAATGTTACTCTCTTGACGTCACTGGTGGAAG GTGAAGCGGTGCATCTGGCCAGAGATTTTGGTTATGTGTGCGAGACTGAGTTTCCAGCCAAGGCGGTTGCTGAATACGTGAACCGACAACATTCCGACCCAAACGAACAAGTCCAAAGAAAAAACATGTTATTGGCAACGAA ACAAATCTGCAAAGAGTTCACGGACCTGCTCTCGCAAGACCGCTCGCCCTTGGGGAATTCACGTCCACAGCCAATTCTTGAGCCCGGGATTCAGAGCTGTTTGACCCACTTCAGTCTTATTTCTCATGGATTCGGGACTCCGGCCATGTGCGCGGCCCTCACGGCTCTGCAGAACTATTTGACGGAGGCCATTAAAGCCATGGACAAAATGTACCTGAACAACAATCCTAATAGCCACAATGAGACGGGGTCAAAGGGGGGTGACAAAGACGAGAAGCACAGAAAGTGA
- the LOC128013681 gene encoding transcription factor AP-2-alpha isoform X3: MLVHSFSAMDRHDGTSNGTARLPQLGSVGQSPYTSAPPLSHTPNSDFQPPYFPPPYQPIYPQSQDPYSHVNDPYSINSLHAQPQPQHPGWPGQRQSQESSLLHQHRGLPHQLCREYRREVLLPSGHGIETGLTDSIPIHGIPHSLEDVQHVEDQGIHIPDQTVIKKGPVSISKNNSNVSAIPINKDGLFGGVVNPNEVFCSVPGRLSLLSSTSKYKVTVAEVQRRLSPPECLNASLLGGVLRRAKSKNGGRSLREKLDKIGLNLPAGRRKAANVTLLTSLVEGEAVHLARDFGYVCETEFPAKAVAEYVNRQHSDPNEQVQRKNMLLATKQICKEFTDLLSQDRSPLGNSRPQPILEPGIQSCLTHFSLISHGFGTPAMCAALTALQNYLTEAIKAMDKMYLNNNPNSHNETGSKGGDKDEKHRK; the protein is encoded by the exons ATGTTAGTGCACAGTTTTTCCGCGATG GATCGCCACGACGGGACCAGCAATGGCACAGCCCGGTTACCCCAACTGGGCAGTGTGGGCCAGTCTCCGTACACCAGCGCTCCTCCGCTCTCTCACACGCCCAATTCAGACTTCCAGCCGCCGTACTTTCCGCCACCCTACCAGCCCATCTACCCGCAGTCTCAGGACCCTTACTCTCACGTTAATGACCCGTACTCCATCAACTCTCTGCACGCCCAGCCTCAGCCACAGCACCCGGGCTGGCCCGGCCAGCGCCAGAGTCAGGAGAGCAGCCTGCTGCACCAGCACCGCGGGTTACCGCATCAGCTGTGCAGAGAGTACCGCAGAGAAGTGCTTCTTCCCTCGGGTCACGGCATTGAGACTGGACTCACGGATTCAATCCCTATCCATGGAATACCTCACTCTTTAGAAGATGTTCAG CATGTTGAAGATCAAGGAATTCACATCCCAGACCAAACTGTAATCAAGAAAG GTCCTGTTTCCATATCCAAGAACAACAGCAATGTCTCTGCTATACCGATAAATAAAGACGGGCTTTTTGGAGGTGTGGTAAACCCAAACGAAGTGTTCTGTTCGGTTCCGGGTCGTCTGTCTCTTCTTAGCTCAACATCAAAGTACAAAGTCACAGTAGCGGAGGTGCAGAGACGACTTTCTCCGCCTGAGTGCCTGAACGCATCCCTGCTTGGGGGGGTCTTGAGGAG GGCCAAATCTAAGAATGGTGGAAGATCTTTAAGAGAAAAGCTAGATAAAATCGGATTAAATCTACCAGCAGGGAGACGCAAAGCTGCCAATGTTACTCTCTTGACGTCACTGGTGGAAG GTGAAGCGGTGCATCTGGCCAGAGATTTTGGTTATGTGTGCGAGACTGAGTTTCCAGCCAAGGCGGTTGCTGAATACGTGAACCGACAACATTCCGACCCAAACGAACAAGTCCAAAGAAAAAACATGTTATTGGCAACGAA ACAAATCTGCAAAGAGTTCACGGACCTGCTCTCGCAAGACCGCTCGCCCTTGGGGAATTCACGTCCACAGCCAATTCTTGAGCCCGGGATTCAGAGCTGTTTGACCCACTTCAGTCTTATTTCTCATGGATTCGGGACTCCGGCCATGTGCGCGGCCCTCACGGCTCTGCAGAACTATTTGACGGAGGCCATTAAAGCCATGGACAAAATGTACCTGAACAACAATCCTAATAGCCACAATGAGACGGGGTCAAAGGGGGGTGACAAAGACGAGAAGCACAGAAAGTGA